The following proteins are co-located in the Sporosarcina pasteurii genome:
- a CDS encoding SDR family oxidoreductase: MPKVKTIFITGATSGVGYALTKRLLSEGHRVWATGRSTGPLKQLQAEGAKIIQVDLSNRKEMDRLLLTIETPDVVIFSAGIGTFSYAYDATDEMIESIMDVNVVVPMQLTRRLLPRMMKRKKGHLMYIGSQAGKVATPKASIYAASKHALIGYTNALRMELAPFNMHVTTIHPGPIDTPFLDLADRSGKYRTSVGRHLLTVQTVVDAILRAIEKPVREVNLPWYMGITSKLYALMPSFIERVGRKFFYKKD, from the coding sequence ATGCCCAAAGTTAAAACAATTTTCATTACTGGCGCAACAAGTGGCGTTGGTTATGCACTTACGAAACGCCTACTTTCAGAAGGACATCGAGTTTGGGCAACAGGACGGTCAACCGGGCCATTGAAACAGTTACAAGCAGAGGGAGCAAAGATTATTCAAGTGGATTTGTCGAATCGGAAGGAGATGGATCGGCTTCTTCTTACAATTGAAACACCAGATGTTGTTATTTTTTCGGCAGGTATTGGGACTTTTTCATATGCCTATGATGCGACGGATGAAATGATTGAAAGTATAATGGATGTAAATGTCGTCGTTCCCATGCAATTGACACGCCGATTACTGCCGCGCATGATGAAGAGAAAGAAAGGACATTTAATGTATATCGGTTCGCAAGCGGGGAAGGTAGCAACCCCAAAAGCTTCTATTTATGCTGCTTCAAAGCATGCACTTATCGGCTATACGAATGCACTTCGCATGGAGCTTGCACCATTCAATATGCACGTAACAACCATCCACCCAGGTCCGATAGATACGCCATTTCTAGACCTTGCAGACCGCTCAGGAAAATACCGTACATCAGTGGGGCGACATTTGCTTACCGTTCAAACTGTCGTCGATGCAATTCTACGAGCCATCGAAAAACCAGTAAGAGAAGTTAATTTACCGTGGTATATGGGCATTACAAGTAAGTTATATGCACTTATGCCGTCATTCATTGAGCGGGTGGGGCGTAAATTCTTTTATAAAAAAGATTAA
- a CDS encoding MBL fold metallo-hydrolase, whose amino-acid sequence MIHKIEIPTPFAVGDVNAFLVKGDTLSLFDAGPKTPEAYEALKYGLKEAGYTFKDVEQVILTHHHPDHAGWIDAFDNAEVLGHPYNNLWLKRDEAFFDYHDQFYLERLLEEGVPEQYLSWVPKMKRPIAMMGNRSLDKKINEGDVVPGHPGWTVLETLGHAQSHLAFWNEETHEMIGGDLLLGKVSSNPLIEPPLNRNDERPRSLLQYNASLKRLLTIPIETIYTGHGEEVYGVHSLIEKRLTQQRERAMKVHGMLVDGRRTIFELTAELFPTVYEKELGLTLSETIGQIDYLLDEGIILETRDEHGVFSYAQS is encoded by the coding sequence ATGATACATAAAATTGAGATTCCTACACCATTTGCGGTCGGTGATGTGAATGCATTTTTAGTAAAAGGTGATACACTTTCTTTATTCGATGCAGGACCGAAAACGCCTGAAGCATATGAAGCATTAAAATATGGGTTAAAAGAAGCTGGATATACTTTCAAGGATGTTGAACAAGTAATTCTGACACATCATCATCCCGATCATGCGGGTTGGATAGATGCATTTGACAATGCGGAGGTTCTTGGTCACCCGTATAATAACTTATGGCTAAAGCGAGATGAAGCTTTTTTTGACTATCATGATCAATTTTATCTTGAGCGTCTACTTGAAGAGGGCGTGCCAGAGCAATATTTGAGTTGGGTTCCCAAAATGAAAAGACCGATTGCGATGATGGGGAATAGATCATTAGATAAAAAGATCAACGAGGGCGATGTAGTTCCTGGTCACCCTGGGTGGACTGTGTTAGAAACATTGGGTCATGCACAAAGTCATCTAGCGTTTTGGAATGAAGAAACGCACGAGATGATTGGCGGCGACCTTTTACTAGGAAAAGTCTCATCAAACCCACTCATTGAACCGCCGCTAAATCGGAATGACGAGCGACCTCGTTCCCTATTGCAATACAATGCATCTTTGAAAAGATTGTTAACAATACCAATCGAAACGATTTATACAGGTCATGGTGAAGAAGTCTATGGTGTCCATTCATTGATAGAAAAGCGTCTTACTCAACAACGTGAACGTGCGATGAAAGTCCATGGTATGTTGGTTGATGGTCGACGAACGATTTTTGAATTAACGGCAGAATTATTTCCTACTGTATATGAAAAAGAGTTAGGCTTAACATTATCAGAAACAATTGGGCAAATTGACTATTTACTTGACGAAGGAATCATTCTTGAGACGCGCGATGAGCATGGTGTGTTCAGCTATGCCCAAAGTTAA
- the proC gene encoding pyrroline-5-carboxylate reductase: MQTIVFVGAGSMAEAIIAGMVKKAVIHPKKLFVMNKGDDKRLFSLQQKYGISIVCEQRDALKKADLVVLATKPQDIHQAMLDISPFLNRSSAVLSVIAGISIKTIAKGLGARPIARAMPNTSATIGKSATGIAFNHTVDAILETQLLTLMNAIGLVQQVDEPDLHTVTALSGSGPAYVYYLVEAFEEVAIQKGLSPDIARSLIIQTLEGATAMLKETREEPAILRENVTSPNGTTAAGLQALADGDFKKIIANCIEKASERSEELALATCKMKQS; encoded by the coding sequence ATGCAAACAATTGTATTTGTAGGTGCAGGATCAATGGCTGAGGCGATTATCGCAGGAATGGTAAAAAAAGCAGTCATTCATCCTAAGAAGTTATTTGTGATGAATAAAGGAGATGATAAAAGGCTCTTTTCTTTACAACAAAAATATGGAATTTCAATCGTTTGTGAACAACGTGACGCTTTAAAAAAAGCGGATCTCGTGGTTCTTGCTACAAAACCGCAAGATATTCATCAAGCGATGTTAGACATTTCACCCTTTTTAAATCGTTCATCTGCGGTGTTATCTGTCATTGCCGGTATTTCAATTAAAACAATTGCAAAAGGATTAGGCGCGAGACCCATTGCACGAGCAATGCCTAACACATCCGCCACGATCGGAAAGTCGGCTACTGGCATCGCGTTTAATCATACGGTCGATGCTATATTAGAAACGCAATTGCTAACATTAATGAATGCAATCGGTCTTGTTCAACAAGTAGATGAACCAGACCTCCATACAGTAACCGCATTATCCGGAAGTGGACCGGCTTACGTATATTATTTAGTTGAAGCTTTTGAAGAAGTAGCGATTCAAAAAGGGTTATCGCCAGACATTGCACGTTCACTTATTATTCAAACGCTTGAAGGTGCAACTGCTATGTTGAAAGAAACAAGAGAAGAACCAGCAATACTTCGGGAGAATGTCACAAGTCCAAACGGGACAACAGCCGCAGGTCTACAAGCATTGGCAGATGGTGATTTCAAAAAGATCATCGCCAATTGTATCGAGAAAGCAAGTGAACGTTCAGAAGAACTTGCTTTAGCAACTTGTAAAATGAAGCAATCATGA